In the Helianthus annuus cultivar XRQ/B chromosome 11, HanXRQr2.0-SUNRISE, whole genome shotgun sequence genome, one interval contains:
- the LOC110888175 gene encoding uncharacterized protein LOC110888175, with amino-acid sequence MKWFLWGHGNVSKGRAKVAWKEACIPKLEGGLGIRRISDVNKSLMAYHIYSLLAGRESLWTNWVRNYRLRGRSLWDVPIQANSPWGWKRLMKCRHIFREFLWCKIGNGQTAFLWFDKWSAECPLANIVTPRQMARYGYSIKSKVVDAIHNGEWAWPEEWRTEETLDTRPYSRSVWHSVRNKVDMNSVQESWDEITSWLVQRAKSKAIYAVGSRLLVAAAAYTIWNERNSRFFSNKLRPPEKIVDIIINMVRTKLISFKYKQTSNVKRFLEEWKLNKEDLLED; translated from the exons ATGAAATGGTTCCTTTGGGGTCACGGTAACGTATCTAAAGGAAGAGCTAAAGTAGCATGGAAAGAGGCTTGCATCCCAAAACTCGAGGGTGGATTGGGGATTCGGCGTATTTCAGATGTAAACAAGTCCTTGATGGCGTATCATATTTATAGTCTTCTAGCGGGCAGAGAGTCTTTGTGGACTAACTGGGTTCGTAACTATAGGCTTCGTGGCCGTAGTTTATGGGATGTTCCGATTCAAGCCAACTCCCCTTGGGGTTGGAAGAGGCTAATGAAATGCAGGCATATTTTTCGGGAGTTTTTGTGGTGTAAAATTGGAAATGGCCAGACTGCTTTtctttggtttgacaaatggaGTGCTGAATGTCCGCTTGCAAATATTGTTACCCCTCGCCAAATGGCCAGATACGGATATTCTATTAAATCAAAAGTTGTTGACGCGATTCATAATGGTGAGTGGGCTTGGCCAGAAGAATGGAGGACG GAGGAAACTTTGGACACAAGACC TTATTCGAGATCAGTATGGCATAGTGTGCGGAACAAAGTTGACATGAACTCGGTTCAGGAATCGTGGGATGAGATCACGAGTTGGCTGGTTCAGAGAGCAAAGTCAAAAGCTATTTATGCGGTGGGTAGCAGATTGCTTGTTGCAGCGGCGGCTTATACCATTTGGAATGAAAGGAACTCGAGATTCTTTAGTAACAAGCTGAGGCCTCCGGAGAAGATTGTTGACATTATTATAAACATGGTGAGAACGAAATTAATATCCTTCAAGTACAAGCAAACATCCAATGTTAAGCGCTTTTTGGAGGAGTGGAAGCTGAACAAGGAAGACCTTCTTGAAGATTGA